The Hyphomicrobium sp. MC1 genome window below encodes:
- a CDS encoding tRNA-binding protein → MHLVHDPNAPASPAITFDQFLTVDIRVGTVVAAEPYPEAKKPALKLKIDFGDGIGIKQSSAQITRHYDCETLIGRQVAAVVNFPPRQIGKFMSEVLTLGFPDTNGEVVLFAPDIKVPNGARLF, encoded by the coding sequence ATGCATCTCGTGCACGATCCGAATGCGCCGGCGTCTCCTGCGATCACGTTCGATCAGTTTCTGACGGTCGATATTCGCGTCGGCACCGTGGTCGCAGCCGAGCCTTATCCGGAAGCGAAAAAACCGGCATTGAAACTGAAGATCGACTTCGGCGACGGCATCGGCATCAAGCAATCGAGTGCGCAGATCACGCGACACTACGATTGCGAGACGCTGATCGGGCGACAGGTGGCGGCGGTCGTGAATTTTCCGCCGCGCCAGATCGGCAAGTTCATGTCGGAAGTGCTGACGCTCGGCTTTCCCGACACAAACGGCGAAGTCGTGCTGTTCGCGCCCGACATCAAAGTGCCGAACGGGGCGCGGCTTTTCTAG
- a CDS encoding MDR family oxidoreductase translates to MFKAILIEKSSEHSGPRLADVDKAALPDGEVTVRISHSTLNYKDGLAITGKMPIVRSFPMVPGIDFAGIVEDSANPRFKKGEAVLLNGFGVGENHWGGLTEYARVKSDWLIPLPPGMTAARAMALGTAGYTAMLCVMALERQGVTPAKGEVIVTGAAGGVGGVAVLLLSRLGYEVAASTGRIGESDYLRGLGAKTIIDRNELSSPGRPLQKARWAGAVDSVGSHTLANVCAQTKDEGVVTACGLAQGMDFPATVAPFILRGVTLVGINSVYRSIADRIEAWNRLTDEIDFAKLDAMTKTIPLSAAIDAARDLIDGKIRGRVVIDVSR, encoded by the coding sequence ATGTTCAAAGCCATTCTCATTGAAAAAAGCAGCGAGCACTCAGGGCCCCGCCTCGCAGATGTCGACAAAGCGGCGCTGCCAGACGGCGAGGTAACTGTCCGCATCAGCCATTCGACGCTGAACTACAAGGACGGCCTTGCGATCACCGGCAAAATGCCGATCGTTCGCAGCTTCCCGATGGTACCCGGCATTGATTTCGCGGGCATCGTCGAAGACAGCGCAAACCCGCGCTTCAAAAAGGGCGAAGCGGTGCTTCTCAACGGCTTCGGCGTCGGCGAGAACCACTGGGGCGGCCTCACCGAATATGCGCGCGTCAAAAGCGATTGGCTAATCCCGCTTCCGCCGGGCATGACCGCCGCGCGCGCGATGGCGCTCGGCACTGCCGGATATACGGCGATGTTGTGCGTCATGGCGCTCGAGCGCCAAGGCGTGACGCCGGCGAAGGGCGAAGTGATCGTGACGGGGGCCGCTGGCGGCGTCGGCGGCGTTGCGGTGCTTCTTCTTTCGCGCCTTGGATACGAGGTCGCAGCCTCCACGGGCCGCATCGGAGAATCCGACTACCTCAGAGGCCTCGGCGCAAAAACGATCATCGACCGCAACGAACTGTCCTCACCCGGCCGCCCGCTGCAGAAGGCGCGATGGGCAGGCGCCGTCGACAGCGTCGGAAGTCACACCCTCGCAAACGTCTGTGCGCAAACAAAAGACGAAGGTGTCGTGACCGCCTGCGGCCTCGCGCAGGGGATGGATTTTCCTGCAACCGTCGCGCCGTTCATCCTGCGCGGGGTGACGCTTGTCGGCATCAACTCGGTCTACCGTTCGATTGCTGACCGCATCGAAGCCTGGAACCGTCTCACCGACGAGATCGACTTTGCCAAGCTCGATGCCATGACCAAGACAATTCCGCTTTCTGCTGCGATCGATGCCGCTCGCGATCTCATCGACGGCAAGATCCGCGGGCGCGTCGTCATCGACGTTTCCCGCTAG
- a CDS encoding DUF1989 domain-containing protein produces MSDNVLTSPARPKLFVPGQSSLLPGVERYVLKGGGTAVYELDKGDRVEISPLEGGQTVEIAAFAPGGKSDLGAIGLKGDGAPTGIQKALESDSEDAQRVRFGLFRRGLDLGRVKAKRVLGPDSVPGDVVSLQAEKPVLVVIGAPAEPMIVWDQTPATDVLVFIQRANPKLLNEARLPDPIAEPRLDIRINIASAESFEVHEGEYIQIIDVQGRQCSDFLAFNRKELDRGNVLGLDSTTTRSMTGMSYPKPGLFSKFFDRDRNPLVEVVQDTVGRHDTFNLACTTRYYEDMGYFGHPNCSDNFNEALKDYQIGSYKGWPAINFFFNTNVDCHNNIWSDEPWSRPGDYVMMRALTDLVCGTSSCPADIDPSNGWNLTEIHVRVYPKDTPFKRSIGYRMAPDAPMQLTRESGFHPRTSALTRNFGDYRGFWVPHCYANAGAIEEYWACRERAVIMDLSPLRKMEVLGPDAEQFLNGIITRDVRKLAVGQIYYTPMCYEHGGMVDDGTLFRLGENNFRWIGGDDASLIWLKEQLAKTSYKVNLKTATNELNNVAVQGPKSREILASIVETAPSRPTMQELGVFRFTIGRIGGVAGIPVLVSRTGYTGELGYEVFCHPKDAPAVWDAIMTAGAPFKIQPFGFDALDMVRIEAGLVFGGHDFDSTTDPLEAGISFTVPTKKEDDYIGKAAIENRRAHPLRKLVGLEIEGNEKPSHGDPVYIGRAQIGIVTSAMRSPLLKKTLAFARIEAVHAANDTAVEIGRLDGLQKRFKAKVVPFPFYDPKKERVRM; encoded by the coding sequence ATGAGCGACAATGTTCTGACGTCCCCCGCACGACCCAAGCTTTTTGTTCCGGGCCAATCCTCACTGCTGCCCGGTGTCGAGCGTTATGTCTTGAAAGGTGGCGGCACGGCCGTCTACGAACTCGACAAGGGCGACCGCGTGGAAATCAGTCCGCTCGAAGGCGGACAGACCGTTGAGATCGCGGCTTTCGCACCGGGGGGAAAAAGTGATCTCGGCGCGATCGGCCTCAAAGGCGATGGAGCGCCCACCGGCATTCAAAAGGCGCTTGAATCCGACAGCGAGGATGCGCAGCGCGTTCGCTTCGGACTATTCCGGCGCGGCCTTGATCTCGGACGCGTCAAAGCTAAGCGCGTGCTTGGTCCAGATTCCGTTCCGGGCGACGTCGTTTCGCTGCAGGCTGAAAAACCGGTTCTCGTTGTTATCGGCGCACCGGCGGAGCCGATGATCGTCTGGGATCAGACGCCTGCGACCGACGTTCTTGTTTTCATTCAGCGCGCCAATCCGAAACTTCTGAACGAAGCAAGACTGCCCGATCCGATTGCCGAGCCGCGCCTCGACATTCGCATTAACATCGCAAGTGCGGAAAGCTTCGAGGTTCACGAAGGCGAGTACATTCAGATCATTGACGTCCAAGGCCGTCAGTGCTCCGACTTCCTAGCCTTCAACCGCAAAGAGCTCGACAGGGGCAATGTGCTTGGTCTCGACTCAACGACCACGCGCTCCATGACGGGCATGTCCTATCCGAAGCCTGGCCTGTTCTCGAAGTTCTTCGACCGCGATCGCAATCCTCTCGTCGAGGTCGTGCAGGACACAGTCGGACGGCACGACACGTTCAACCTCGCGTGCACGACGCGTTACTATGAAGATATGGGCTACTTCGGTCATCCGAACTGCTCGGACAACTTCAACGAGGCGCTGAAGGATTATCAGATCGGCAGCTATAAAGGCTGGCCCGCAATCAACTTCTTTTTCAACACCAACGTCGACTGCCATAACAACATATGGTCCGATGAACCGTGGTCGCGTCCAGGCGACTACGTGATGATGCGTGCGCTGACGGATCTCGTCTGCGGCACATCCTCCTGCCCGGCCGACATCGACCCGTCGAACGGCTGGAACCTCACTGAAATCCACGTTCGGGTCTACCCGAAGGACACCCCGTTCAAGCGCTCGATCGGATACAGAATGGCACCGGATGCTCCCATGCAGCTGACAAGAGAATCGGGATTTCACCCGCGCACGTCAGCCCTCACCCGCAACTTCGGCGACTATCGCGGCTTCTGGGTACCGCACTGCTACGCCAACGCCGGGGCCATTGAAGAATATTGGGCATGCCGCGAGCGGGCAGTCATCATGGACCTGTCGCCGCTGCGCAAGATGGAAGTACTCGGGCCGGATGCTGAGCAGTTCCTCAACGGCATCATCACGCGCGACGTGCGCAAGCTTGCAGTCGGTCAGATTTACTATACGCCGATGTGCTATGAGCACGGCGGCATGGTGGACGACGGCACGCTGTTCCGCTTGGGCGAAAACAACTTCCGCTGGATCGGTGGCGACGACGCGAGCCTCATCTGGCTGAAAGAACAGCTGGCGAAGACGAGCTACAAAGTAAACCTCAAGACAGCGACCAACGAACTCAATAACGTCGCCGTCCAAGGGCCGAAGTCGCGCGAGATCCTGGCGTCGATCGTCGAGACGGCGCCGAGCCGGCCGACGATGCAGGAGCTTGGGGTCTTCCGCTTCACAATCGGACGCATCGGCGGCGTTGCGGGCATTCCGGTGCTCGTGTCACGCACGGGCTATACCGGCGAACTCGGCTACGAGGTGTTCTGCCATCCGAAAGATGCGCCTGCGGTTTGGGATGCGATCATGACTGCGGGCGCGCCATTCAAGATCCAGCCGTTCGGTTTCGACGCGCTCGATATGGTGCGCATCGAAGCGGGCCTCGTGTTTGGTGGACATGACTTCGACTCGACGACCGATCCACTCGAAGCCGGCATCAGCTTTACGGTGCCGACAAAGAAGGAAGACGACTATATTGGCAAGGCCGCTATTGAGAACCGCCGCGCACATCCGCTGCGCAAACTGGTCGGTCTCGAAATCGAGGGCAACGAGAAGCCGTCGCACGGCGACCCAGTGTACATCGGCCGGGCACAGATTGGTATCGTGACGAGCGCGATGCGCTCGCCTCTATTGAAGAAGACGTTGGCGTTCGCACGTATCGAAGCCGTTCACGCCGCCAACGACACGGCCGTTGAAATCGGCCGCCTCGATGGCTTGCAGAAGCGCTTCAAGGCGAAAGTCGTGCCGTTCCCGTTCTACGATCCAAAGAAAGAACGCGTCCGGATGTGA
- a CDS encoding tautomerase family protein, translating to MPLLRFDLIKGRTDAELASLLDAAHDAMLEAFKVPVRDRYQIVHEHEPSRVRIEDTGLDIPRTDKVVLVSVTTRPRTTEEKTTFYRLLTEALSKRCGIAPSDVMVNFVTNTDADWSFGNGEAQFLTGKLGGKPK from the coding sequence ATGCCCCTTCTTCGCTTCGACCTCATCAAAGGACGCACCGACGCCGAGCTTGCCTCACTGCTCGATGCTGCACATGACGCGATGCTCGAAGCCTTCAAGGTTCCGGTGCGCGACCGCTATCAGATCGTGCACGAGCACGAGCCAAGCCGCGTCCGCATTGAGGATACGGGCCTCGACATTCCGCGCACAGACAAGGTTGTTCTGGTCTCCGTGACGACGCGGCCTCGCACAACAGAGGAAAAGACGACGTTCTATCGCCTGCTGACCGAAGCGCTGTCGAAGCGTTGCGGCATCGCGCCGAGCGACGTGATGGTGAACTTCGTCACCAATACCGACGCCGACTGGTCGTTCGGCAATGGCGAGGCGCAATTTTTGACGGGCAAGCTCGGCGGCAAGCCGAAATAA